A stretch of the Streptomyces ortus genome encodes the following:
- a CDS encoding metallophosphoesterase family protein, with the protein MRLLLMSDTHLPKRAKELPEPLLAELPRADVVIHAGDWVDTATLDLLESRTRRFIGVYGNNDGPALRARLPEIARAELDGLRLGVVHETGAAQGRERRCAERFPDLDVLVFGHSHIPWDTTAATGLRLLNPGSPTDRRRQPHCTYMTATVKDGGLDEVSLHRLPPRG; encoded by the coding sequence ATGCGCCTCCTCCTCATGTCCGACACCCACCTCCCCAAGCGCGCCAAGGAACTCCCCGAGCCACTCCTGGCCGAACTCCCGCGCGCCGACGTCGTGATCCATGCCGGCGACTGGGTGGACACCGCGACCCTCGACCTCCTCGAAAGCCGCACGCGCCGGTTCATCGGCGTGTACGGGAACAACGACGGCCCCGCCCTCAGGGCCCGCCTCCCCGAGATCGCCCGCGCGGAACTCGACGGCCTGCGCCTCGGGGTGGTCCACGAGACCGGCGCAGCCCAGGGCCGCGAACGCCGCTGCGCGGAGCGCTTCCCCGACCTCGACGTCCTGGTCTTCGGCCACAGCCACATCCCCTGGGACACCACGGCCGCCACCGGACTGCGCCTGCTCAACCCGGGCTCGCCCACCGACCGCAGACGCCAGCCGCACTGTACGTACATGACCGCGACCGTGAAGGACGGCGGTCTGGACGAGGTCAGCCTGCACCGCCTGCCGCCGCGCGGCTGA
- a CDS encoding SpoIIE family protein phosphatase, which yields MVGVSHGQTSGHSSRPAPAPVGRPLLSLTLAALLDDVHAHSGAVYLLAPGEPVLEMAVMAGLPRAFAAPWERLGLSAPIPVAEAARHRRLVWVSGEQEMARRYPRISVVLPYPFALAALPVATDRATYGALFVTWPGGHPPELSDWERDHLTAACDRLAMRLERAHETGRPIRPEPDLLSPAPIASVAGTLGTVEASRMVARLPYGLCALDLQGRITFANAASAELLGLPVSALLGTQLWASVPWLNDPVYEDRYRAALISQQMTSFVALRPPSDWLSFRFYPSTNGLSVRITRARAVAREGPAAFRHGETGTRLVSISQVLSLAGALTQAVGVQDVVQLVADEIAPAVGSQGLVMLGSEAGRLHVLGQRGYPDPRELERFDGMQLSDPSPGTHALVSGEPAFFASTDELARVYPEQRPAGDMAAWAYLPLIASGRPVGTCVLAYAAPHPFPADERAVLTSISGLIAQALDRARLYDAKNKLAHGLQAALLPHSLPSLPGIEAAARYLPATQGMEIGGDFYDLVPTGAQATAEAAAVIGDVQGHNVTAAGLMGQIRTAVRAYTTVGQSPGEVMSSTNRLLIDLGTELFASCVYLRLDPAHGHLVMARAGHPPPLLRRPDGKVRVLDLAGGPLLGIDADAGYPTTDVALPPGSLLALYTDGLIESRGVDIEDALAGLAELLAEIGDRPLDEVADRLVHHSGTADQRLDDVALLLLRATPAP from the coding sequence GTGGTCGGGGTGTCCCACGGGCAGACGTCCGGGCATTCGTCCCGGCCCGCCCCGGCTCCGGTCGGCCGACCGCTGCTCTCCCTGACGCTGGCGGCGCTCCTGGACGACGTGCACGCGCACTCGGGCGCGGTGTATCTGCTGGCCCCGGGCGAGCCGGTGCTGGAGATGGCGGTGATGGCCGGGCTGCCCAGGGCGTTCGCGGCTCCCTGGGAGCGGCTGGGCCTGAGTGCGCCGATCCCGGTGGCGGAGGCCGCGCGCCACCGGCGGCTCGTGTGGGTGAGCGGCGAGCAGGAGATGGCCCGGCGCTATCCGCGGATCTCGGTGGTCCTGCCGTATCCGTTCGCGCTGGCCGCACTGCCGGTGGCGACCGACCGGGCCACGTACGGGGCGCTCTTCGTGACCTGGCCGGGCGGTCATCCCCCGGAGCTGTCGGACTGGGAGAGGGACCATCTGACGGCCGCCTGCGACCGGCTCGCGATGCGGCTGGAGCGCGCCCACGAGACGGGCCGGCCGATCCGCCCCGAGCCCGATCTCCTCTCCCCCGCGCCCATCGCGAGCGTGGCGGGCACGCTCGGCACGGTCGAGGCGTCGCGGATGGTGGCGCGTCTGCCGTACGGGCTGTGCGCGCTGGATCTGCAGGGGCGGATCACCTTCGCCAACGCCGCGTCGGCCGAGCTGCTGGGGCTGCCGGTCAGCGCTCTGCTGGGCACCCAGTTGTGGGCGTCGGTGCCCTGGCTGAACGACCCGGTCTACGAGGACCGCTACCGGGCCGCGCTGATCAGCCAGCAGATGACGTCGTTCGTGGCGCTGCGTCCGCCGTCGGACTGGCTGTCGTTCCGCTTCTACCCGAGTACGAACGGGCTGAGCGTGCGCATCACCCGGGCCCGGGCCGTGGCGCGGGAGGGTCCGGCGGCCTTCCGGCACGGGGAGACCGGTACCCGCCTCGTCTCGATCTCGCAGGTGCTGAGCCTGGCCGGGGCCCTCACCCAGGCGGTGGGTGTGCAGGACGTGGTGCAACTGGTCGCCGACGAGATCGCACCCGCCGTCGGCAGCCAGGGCCTGGTGATGCTCGGCTCGGAGGCGGGCCGGCTGCATGTGCTGGGACAGCGCGGCTATCCGGACCCGCGGGAGCTGGAACGGTTCGACGGGATGCAGCTCAGCGATCCCTCGCCCGGCACGCACGCCCTGGTGAGCGGTGAGCCTGCCTTCTTCGCCTCCACGGATGAGCTGGCGCGGGTGTATCCGGAGCAGCGGCCGGCCGGTGACATGGCCGCCTGGGCGTATCTGCCGCTCATCGCGTCCGGACGGCCGGTCGGCACCTGCGTCCTCGCGTACGCGGCGCCCCATCCCTTCCCGGCCGACGAGCGTGCCGTGCTGACCAGCATCAGCGGGCTCATCGCGCAGGCGCTCGACCGGGCCCGCCTCTACGACGCCAAGAACAAGCTGGCGCACGGGCTGCAGGCCGCACTGCTGCCCCACTCGCTGCCGTCGCTGCCCGGCATCGAGGCGGCGGCCCGCTATCTGCCCGCCACCCAGGGCATGGAGATCGGCGGTGACTTCTACGACCTGGTCCCGACCGGCGCGCAGGCCACGGCGGAGGCCGCCGCGGTGATCGGGGACGTGCAGGGGCACAACGTCACGGCGGCGGGCCTGATGGGACAGATCCGTACCGCCGTACGGGCCTACACGACCGTCGGCCAGTCGCCGGGTGAGGTCATGAGCAGCACCAACCGGCTGCTGATCGACCTGGGCACCGAGCTCTTCGCGAGCTGCGTCTATCTGCGTCTGGACCCGGCGCACGGTCACCTGGTGATGGCCCGCGCGGGGCATCCGCCACCCCTGCTGAGGCGGCCGGACGGCAAGGTGCGGGTGCTCGACCTGGCGGGCGGTCCGCTGCTGGGCATCGACGCGGACGCCGGCTACCCGACGACCGACGTGGCGCTGCCGCCCGGCTCGCTGCTCGCCCTCTACACCGACGGGCTGATCGAATCCCGCGGCGTCGACATCGAGGACGCGCTGGCGGGGCTCGCGGAGCTCCTCGCGGAGATCGGGGACCGCCCGCTGGACGAGGTGGCCGACCGTCTCGTCCACCACAGCGGCACGGCGGACCAGCGGCTGGACGACGTGGCCCTGCTCCTGCTCCGGGCGACGCCCGCCCCCTGA
- a CDS encoding SpoIIE family protein phosphatase, translating to MTDVVSEGGAERSTRTLRAELALKALRTDLGSPERLRSVLEQALVYAGATLTLVYAPGDRGDQLCLIESAGVPRALYGVRDSYPLSGVSPAADAYRAGQPRWLGPAELARLPGARPTPAGDHWLAALPLPPDPRGGGCLVAVSERPGGFDTEDRKCLELFAEAVSFPPPSGTGESEPLPSSSFSLAMDSGRVEVDDEMLRLFGLAPDEFDGKVETLLSMTVPEDLPTLMSVVEADHMSIGERELEFRILQPSGDQRWLRLRARLLPAADGRPARLVGTVADASKLRSGGNEVARVQRLAAALATAGTVRDVGQAVVTALRRPLNADRIALAELEGDRLVVTVLDPPEPESWPEVWRTEWRSEWPDAPVRTMPTLEAALREGRAAIWPAGTPLEAALADVGPGGLAVLPLPAGGRMAGACLIGWDTPHDFGPDERALLTASAGLAGQALMRAHAFDAEHELVGMLQRTLLPRRLPPLPGAEAVARYLPTTAGLEVGGDWYDVIPLPDNHVALVIGDVQGHNAQAATLMGQMRTALRAYAVEGHPPDVVVSHANRLLTGMETDLFATCCYVDVDMAEGTAWCVRAGHLPPVLRHPDGTTDIVVTEGGPPLGVITQADFPMSPLPLRPGTVVALTTDGLVESSELEMDDGLRRLAGQLGAADPAHLGLVADALLADANRGDDVALLLMRYDGLDLRPLRESWTVWRVPEAVRHARRFTRRALRAWGVGDEPDAILLIVSELVTNALVHTDGQVRLDLTLINDRMRVAVADSSPRSPVKPTSIGWEATGGRGILLVEALSATWGTVPVSGGKQVWAELPLIGPIGD from the coding sequence ATGACGGACGTGGTCAGTGAGGGCGGTGCGGAACGCAGCACGAGAACGCTGCGTGCCGAACTTGCCCTCAAGGCGCTGCGCACGGACCTCGGCTCGCCCGAACGGCTGCGGAGCGTGCTCGAACAGGCACTCGTCTACGCCGGCGCGACCCTCACCCTGGTGTACGCGCCGGGGGACCGCGGTGACCAGCTGTGCCTGATCGAGTCCGCGGGCGTCCCCCGGGCCCTGTACGGCGTACGCGACAGTTATCCGCTCTCGGGCGTCTCACCCGCCGCCGACGCCTACCGGGCCGGGCAGCCCCGCTGGCTCGGCCCCGCGGAACTCGCGCGGCTCCCCGGCGCCCGGCCCACCCCGGCCGGGGACCACTGGCTGGCGGCCCTGCCCCTGCCCCCCGACCCGCGGGGCGGCGGCTGCCTGGTCGCCGTGAGCGAGCGTCCGGGCGGCTTCGACACCGAGGACCGCAAGTGCCTGGAGCTGTTCGCCGAGGCGGTCTCCTTCCCGCCCCCGTCCGGCACCGGCGAGTCCGAGCCGCTGCCGAGCAGCTCGTTCAGCCTGGCCATGGACTCCGGCCGGGTCGAGGTCGACGACGAGATGCTGCGGCTGTTCGGACTCGCGCCCGACGAGTTCGACGGCAAGGTCGAGACGCTGCTGAGCATGACCGTGCCGGAGGATCTGCCCACCCTGATGTCCGTGGTGGAGGCCGACCACATGTCCATCGGCGAGCGGGAGCTGGAGTTCCGTATCCTCCAGCCCTCCGGCGACCAGCGGTGGCTGAGGCTGCGCGCCCGGCTGCTGCCCGCCGCCGACGGACGCCCGGCCCGGCTGGTGGGCACCGTCGCCGACGCCTCGAAACTGCGGTCCGGCGGCAACGAGGTGGCCCGCGTCCAGCGCCTCGCCGCCGCCCTCGCCACCGCGGGCACTGTCCGCGACGTCGGCCAGGCGGTCGTCACCGCCCTGCGCCGCCCTCTGAACGCCGACCGCATCGCCCTGGCCGAACTGGAGGGCGACCGCCTCGTCGTCACCGTCCTGGATCCACCGGAGCCTGAGTCCTGGCCCGAGGTGTGGCGCACCGAGTGGCGCTCGGAGTGGCCCGACGCCCCCGTGCGCACCATGCCGACCCTGGAGGCCGCCCTGCGCGAGGGCCGCGCGGCGATCTGGCCCGCCGGGACCCCGTTGGAGGCCGCGCTCGCCGACGTCGGCCCCGGCGGCCTGGCCGTACTGCCCCTGCCGGCCGGCGGCCGGATGGCGGGCGCCTGCCTCATCGGCTGGGACACCCCGCACGACTTCGGCCCCGACGAACGCGCCCTGCTCACCGCCTCCGCAGGCCTCGCCGGCCAGGCCCTGATGCGCGCCCACGCCTTCGACGCCGAACACGAACTCGTCGGCATGCTCCAGCGCACCCTCCTGCCGCGCAGACTGCCGCCGCTGCCCGGCGCCGAGGCCGTCGCCCGCTATCTGCCCACCACGGCGGGCCTGGAGGTCGGCGGCGACTGGTACGACGTCATCCCGCTGCCCGACAACCACGTCGCCCTCGTCATCGGCGACGTCCAGGGACACAACGCCCAGGCCGCCACCCTGATGGGCCAGATGCGCACCGCCCTGCGCGCGTACGCCGTCGAGGGCCACCCACCGGACGTGGTCGTCTCGCACGCCAACCGGCTCCTCACGGGCATGGAGACCGACCTCTTCGCCACCTGCTGCTACGTCGACGTGGACATGGCGGAGGGCACCGCCTGGTGCGTACGGGCCGGACATCTGCCGCCGGTCCTGCGGCACCCGGACGGCACCACGGACATCGTCGTCACGGAGGGCGGGCCGCCGCTCGGGGTCATCACCCAGGCCGACTTCCCGATGAGCCCGCTGCCGCTGCGGCCCGGCACCGTGGTGGCCCTCACCACCGACGGCCTGGTCGAGTCCTCCGAACTGGAGATGGACGACGGCCTGCGCCGGCTCGCCGGCCAACTGGGCGCCGCCGACCCCGCACACCTCGGACTCGTCGCGGACGCCCTCCTCGCGGACGCCAACCGGGGCGACGACGTGGCCCTGCTCCTCATGCGCTACGACGGCCTGGACCTGAGGCCGCTGCGCGAGAGCTGGACGGTGTGGCGCGTCCCCGAGGCGGTCCGCCACGCCCGCCGCTTCACCCGGCGCGCCCTGCGGGCCTGGGGGGTCGGGGACGAGCCCGACGCCATCCTCCTGATCGTCTCCGAACTCGTCACCAACGCCCTCGTGCACACCGACGGCCAGGTCCGCCTCGACCTCACCCTCATCAACGACCGCATGCGCGTCGCCGTCGCAGACTCCTCACCGCGGTCGCCCGTCAAGCCCACGAGCATCGGCTGGGAGGCCACCGGAGGCCGCGGCATACTGCTGGTCGAGGCCCTCTCCGCCACCTGGGGGACCGTCCCGGTCAGCGGCGGCAAACAGGTCTGGGCCGAACTCCCCCTGATCGGGCCCATCGGGGACTGA